A stretch of the Streptomyces ortus genome encodes the following:
- a CDS encoding ferredoxin, whose amino-acid sequence MTPVTGADGGAANIGIRVDRDRCAGSGVCALFEPRYFDQSEEDGLALPRVREAAPEALPVLRAAASRCPAGAITLVVPDTRESAAGDRAD is encoded by the coding sequence GTGACGCCGGTGACCGGCGCGGACGGGGGCGCGGCGAACATCGGGATCCGGGTCGACCGCGACAGGTGCGCGGGCTCGGGGGTGTGTGCCCTGTTCGAGCCAAGGTACTTCGACCAGTCCGAGGAGGACGGCCTGGCGCTGCCACGCGTCCGCGAGGCGGCACCGGAGGCGCTGCCGGTACTGCGCGCTGCCGCGTCCCGCTGCCCTGCCGGAGCCATCACGCTGGTGGTGCCCGACACACGGGAGAGTGCCGCGGGGGACCGGGCTGACTGA
- a CDS encoding cytochrome P450, which yields MTQSFELQVDKRRSLLDPVPELLEISARAPLSKAPGGMPGWIATGREVVRQILGDSERFSNVPPPEPGGRKLDQHEGSLLHIDPPEHSRLRRLVAPMFTVRQMRRLEPMMERIVADHLDVLERAGQPADLMRHFARPVSGLVLAEILGLPRDDLPELSRLSDYRAAGHSARRKPAATAYFRHFEQLVAEQRRHPGEGLVGTLIREHGDGVTDEELAGLCEGIANGSIENTAEAIALGTLALLLHPEQLALLRERPELMDRAVEELLRYVSVVAVVSPRTALVDVAIAGEMIRAGEVVSCSVLAANRCPHDDGLADGLDIAREESANHLALGHGNHFCLGAGLARVQMRIAFTGLLERFPGLRLGAGVEELRFRLLAPQFGVETLPVAW from the coding sequence ATGACGCAGTCGTTCGAGCTACAGGTCGACAAGCGCCGGAGCCTGCTGGACCCGGTGCCGGAACTCCTGGAGATCAGTGCGCGGGCACCGCTCTCCAAGGCGCCCGGGGGAATGCCCGGCTGGATCGCGACCGGCCGTGAGGTGGTGCGGCAGATCCTCGGTGACTCCGAGCGGTTCTCCAACGTGCCGCCCCCGGAGCCGGGCGGCCGCAAACTCGATCAGCACGAGGGCAGCCTGCTGCACATCGACCCGCCCGAGCACAGCCGGTTGCGGCGGCTGGTGGCACCCATGTTCACGGTGCGGCAGATGCGGCGGCTGGAGCCGATGATGGAGCGGATCGTCGCGGACCACCTGGACGTGCTGGAGCGGGCGGGCCAACCGGCCGACCTGATGCGGCACTTCGCCCGGCCCGTGTCCGGTCTGGTCCTCGCCGAGATACTCGGCCTGCCCCGGGACGACCTGCCCGAGCTGTCCCGGCTGAGCGACTACCGGGCCGCCGGGCACAGCGCCCGCCGGAAGCCGGCGGCGACGGCGTACTTCAGGCACTTCGAGCAACTGGTCGCGGAGCAGCGCCGCCATCCCGGCGAGGGTCTGGTCGGGACGTTGATCCGCGAGCACGGGGACGGGGTGACGGACGAGGAGCTGGCCGGACTCTGCGAGGGCATCGCCAACGGCTCGATCGAGAACACCGCGGAGGCCATCGCCCTGGGCACCCTGGCCCTGCTGCTCCATCCCGAGCAACTGGCCCTGTTGCGGGAACGCCCCGAGCTGATGGACCGGGCCGTGGAGGAACTCCTGCGCTACGTCTCGGTAGTGGCGGTCGTCTCGCCGCGTACGGCACTGGTCGACGTGGCCATCGCCGGTGAGATGATCAGGGCCGGCGAGGTGGTGTCGTGTTCGGTGCTGGCCGCGAACCGCTGCCCGCACGATGACGGCCTCGCCGACGGCCTGGACATCGCGCGGGAGGAGTCCGCCAACCACCTGGCCCTGGGCCACGGCAACCACTTCTGCCTGGGCGCCGGGCTGGCACGCGTGCAGATGCGGATCGCCTTCACCGGGCTGCTGGAGCGGTTCCCCGGCCTGCGCCTGGGCGCCGGGGTGGAGGAGTTGCGCTTCAGACTGCTGGCTCCGCAGTTCGGCGTCGAGACCCTTCCGGTCGCCTGGTGA